One genomic region from Sulfuriflexus mobilis encodes:
- the ftsL gene encoding cell division protein FtsL: MQIPVGITLLGVAVMVSALGVVYSRHESRKLFVELQSLQEQRDEMNVDWGRLQLEQSTWTTHGRVAATARERLDMVVPETKSIRILKY, from the coding sequence ATGCAAATACCGGTTGGTATTACCTTACTGGGTGTGGCGGTCATGGTTTCGGCACTGGGTGTGGTCTATAGCCGCCATGAAAGCCGCAAGTTATTTGTCGAGTTGCAGTCCTTGCAGGAGCAACGCGACGAGATGAACGTCGACTGGGGGCGTTTGCAACTGGAGCAAAGTACCTGGACCACACATGGGCGTGTAGCGGCGACCGCACGTGAACGCCTGGATATGGTCGTACCCGAAACCAAGAGTATCAGGATACTCAAATACTGA
- a CDS encoding peptidoglycan D,D-transpeptidase FtsI family protein — MTTSDTQPLRYRFRSRFTLGLLLLAAALLGWRIVDLHVLRHDFLQGQGDARSLRVVGMAAHRGMITDRHGEPLAISTPVDSIWANPQELLLERERLPQLARALKMDTDKLQQILASRRGREFVYLQRHSHPDLAQDVVALGIAGVSLQREYRRYYPAGEVAGHLIGFTNIDDEGQEGIELAYDDWLRGQPGSKRVLKDRLGRIVENVESIRVPQPGGSMALSIDRRIQYLAYSELKAAVQKHKARSGSAVVLDIKTGEVLAMVNQPAFNPNNRRNLRGDRYRNRAVTDVFEPGSTMKPFTIAAALESGKFKASTQIQTAPGHYMLGANTVKDSKNYGLIDVATVLQKSSNVGASKMALALTAEQQWDMLNRVGFGEITSSGFPGESSGLLTEFRKWRDIDRATLSFGYGLSATLLQLAQAYSVFATDGYQRPLSLQRVDDIEAVTANQQRVMDEDVAIQVRHMLERVVEPGGTATRAAVPGYRVAGKTGTVRKSGIGGYVEERYLSLFAGLAPVSHPRLVMVVMVNEPSNGDYYGGVVAAPVFANVMAGALRLLNIAPDALPESTEQMMAAAGYVAGGRP; from the coding sequence ATGACGACATCGGACACACAGCCACTGCGCTATCGTTTTCGCAGCCGCTTCACGCTGGGCCTGTTGCTGCTGGCCGCTGCGTTGCTGGGCTGGCGCATTGTCGATCTGCACGTGCTGCGCCATGACTTTTTACAGGGCCAGGGTGATGCACGCTCGCTGCGTGTGGTCGGCATGGCCGCCCATCGTGGCATGATCACCGATCGGCATGGTGAACCACTGGCGATCAGCACACCGGTAGATTCCATCTGGGCCAACCCCCAGGAATTACTCCTCGAGCGTGAGCGCCTGCCTCAGCTGGCACGCGCCTTAAAGATGGATACTGACAAGCTGCAACAAATACTCGCTTCACGCCGTGGCCGCGAATTTGTTTACCTGCAACGCCATAGTCACCCTGACCTGGCGCAGGATGTGGTGGCTCTCGGTATCGCCGGCGTATCCCTGCAGCGTGAATACCGCCGTTATTACCCGGCAGGTGAGGTCGCCGGTCATCTGATTGGTTTTACCAATATTGATGATGAAGGCCAGGAGGGGATCGAACTGGCCTATGACGACTGGCTGCGTGGCCAGCCGGGTAGCAAGCGCGTACTGAAAGACCGCCTCGGTCGTATTGTTGAGAACGTGGAAAGCATCCGTGTACCGCAGCCGGGTGGTTCCATGGCCCTGAGTATTGACCGACGTATCCAGTATCTCGCCTATAGCGAACTCAAGGCTGCGGTACAAAAGCACAAGGCCCGTTCCGGCTCAGCCGTGGTGCTGGATATCAAGACCGGTGAAGTCCTGGCCATGGTCAATCAGCCGGCCTTTAACCCGAATAATCGTCGTAACCTGCGTGGTGATCGTTACCGTAACCGTGCGGTGACCGATGTCTTTGAGCCGGGTTCAACCATGAAGCCTTTTACTATTGCGGCAGCGCTCGAATCCGGAAAGTTCAAGGCAAGTACACAGATCCAGACCGCACCGGGCCATTACATGCTTGGCGCGAATACGGTCAAAGACAGTAAAAACTACGGTTTGATCGATGTGGCAACGGTGCTGCAAAAATCCAGCAATGTCGGCGCCAGCAAGATGGCGCTGGCCTTAACCGCTGAGCAACAGTGGGATATGTTGAACCGGGTCGGCTTTGGTGAGATCACAAGCAGTGGTTTCCCCGGGGAGTCGAGTGGCCTGTTAACCGAGTTCCGTAAGTGGCGCGATATCGACCGTGCGACGTTGTCGTTTGGCTATGGGCTCTCTGCGACCTTATTACAGTTGGCGCAGGCCTATAGCGTGTTTGCCACGGATGGTTATCAGCGTCCGCTTTCATTGCAACGTGTCGATGATATTGAGGCCGTGACGGCAAATCAGCAACGTGTGATGGATGAAGACGTGGCTATCCAGGTCCGTCACATGCTGGAGCGCGTGGTAGAACCAGGCGGTACAGCGACGCGTGCCGCCGTGCCGGGTTACCGGGTGGCGGGCAAGACCGGCACGGTGCGCAAGTCCGGTATTGGTGGTTATGTTGAAGAACGTTACCTGTCGCTGTTTGCGGGTCTGGCACCGGTGAGTCACCCGCGCCTGGTGATGGTGGTGATGGTGAACGAGCCGAGTAATGGTGATTATTATGGTGGCGTGGTCGCGGCGCCGGTCTTTGCCAATGTTATGGCCGGTGCCTTGCGCCTGCTGAATATCGCCCCGGATGCCCTGCCGGAATCTACTGAACAGATGATGGCGGCTGCAGGTTACGTTGCCGGAGGTCGGCCATGA
- a CDS encoding UDP-N-acetylmuramoyl-L-alanyl-D-glutamate--2,6-diaminopimelate ligase, with product MMTVVQPPVRAYPLASLLADLAERDITVSCDVTGMSLNSDQIQSGDLFLACAGLRSHGLQYAESAVKKGAVAIAYETPSEQQLQGQLGEILVPLQGLGIPLVAVKELSIKVGVIAERFYGQPSQAMHVIGITGTNGKTSCSHFLASLLSTARAPCGLIGTLGNGKFGQLTSTTHTTPDAVTLHKLFAEMRDDGLEYVCMEVSSHGLEQGRVSGVSFDTAVFTNLTRDHLDYHGDMENYARSKQLLFEQAGLRYAVINADDAFGRELLISLPDSVQSVAYSLSEEGNAESTELRHSVMHLGCVQGSDLHFSGDGMSVQVSSPWGDGELQSPLFGRFNASNVLAVMAVALLTGMRLPSVLAGIQQLQSVPGRMQKIESAKGQPMVVVDYAHSPDALEQALSALRVHCRSELYCVFGCGGDRDRGKRPLMGSVAEQWADHIILTDDNPRSEDSRAIIEDIRGGIQNTDKLHIETDRRAAIAYAIARAGSSDIILVAGKGHENYQLIGDQRLPFNDAEVIAECLGGDQ from the coding sequence ATGATGACCGTCGTACAGCCCCCCGTGCGGGCCTACCCCTTGGCCAGTCTGCTGGCGGACCTGGCCGAGCGTGACATCACGGTAAGTTGTGATGTCACGGGCATGAGCCTGAACAGCGACCAGATTCAAAGCGGAGACCTGTTCCTTGCCTGTGCGGGGTTGCGCAGTCATGGTCTGCAATACGCCGAGTCTGCTGTGAAAAAAGGTGCCGTGGCGATTGCCTATGAAACGCCGAGTGAACAACAACTACAGGGTCAGCTGGGCGAGATACTCGTGCCTTTGCAGGGCCTGGGCATTCCGCTGGTGGCGGTGAAGGAGTTGAGCATCAAGGTGGGCGTGATCGCTGAGCGTTTTTATGGCCAGCCCTCACAGGCCATGCACGTGATTGGTATCACGGGCACTAATGGCAAGACTTCATGCAGTCACTTCCTCGCCAGCCTGTTGTCTACTGCGCGCGCTCCCTGTGGCCTGATCGGCACCCTGGGTAATGGCAAATTCGGTCAATTGACAAGCACTACCCACACGACACCCGATGCCGTGACCCTGCACAAGCTGTTTGCCGAGATGCGCGATGATGGCCTGGAGTATGTGTGCATGGAGGTCTCGTCACATGGTCTCGAGCAGGGGCGTGTCAGTGGTGTGAGCTTTGACACGGCCGTATTTACCAACCTGACTCGTGATCACCTCGATTACCACGGCGATATGGAAAATTATGCCCGCAGTAAACAATTGCTGTTTGAGCAGGCCGGGCTGCGCTATGCGGTGATCAATGCCGATGATGCCTTTGGTCGTGAGTTATTGATCAGCCTGCCGGATAGTGTGCAGTCGGTGGCCTATAGCCTCAGCGAAGAAGGCAATGCCGAGTCGACGGAGTTGCGTCACAGCGTTATGCACCTGGGTTGTGTGCAGGGTAGTGACCTGCACTTCAGCGGCGATGGCATGTCCGTGCAGGTCAGCAGCCCCTGGGGTGATGGTGAATTGCAAAGCCCACTGTTTGGTCGCTTCAATGCCAGCAATGTACTGGCGGTAATGGCCGTGGCCCTGTTAACCGGTATGCGGTTACCCAGTGTGCTGGCGGGGATACAGCAGTTACAGAGTGTGCCGGGTCGCATGCAGAAGATCGAGTCGGCAAAGGGACAACCCATGGTTGTCGTCGACTATGCACATAGCCCGGATGCCCTGGAGCAGGCACTGAGCGCCCTGCGGGTGCACTGCCGGAGTGAATTGTATTGTGTATTTGGTTGCGGGGGGGATCGGGACCGTGGCAAGCGCCCCCTGATGGGCAGTGTTGCCGAGCAATGGGCCGACCACATTATCCTCACCGATGATAATCCGCGTAGCGAAGACAGTCGGGCGATCATTGAAGACATCCGTGGAGGCATCCAGAACACCGACAAGCTGCATATCGAGACTGATCGACGTGCTGCCATCGCCTACGCCATTGCCCGTGCAGGGAGCAGCGACATTATCCTGGTTGCCGGCAAGGGGCATGAGAATTATCAATTGATCGGTGATCAGCGTTTGCCGTTTAACGATGCAGAAGTGATCGCCGAATGCCTCGGGGGTGACCAGTGA
- a CDS encoding UDP-N-acetylmuramoyl-tripeptide--D-alanyl-D-alanine ligase codes for MNACSMQLSEAASVLGVPYQGTDVHFKGVSTDTRSVQRGELFIALQGEHFDAHAFIAEATASGAVAIVVSRPVETGVPVLLVEDTRQALGSLASAWRDRFHIPLVAITGSNGKTTVKEMIAAILRVKGQPLVTVGNLNNDIGVPMTLLRLDVTHSHAVIEMGANHAGEIAYLASLAKPAVGVVTNAMSAHLEGFGGLDGVARAKGEMFEALSESATAVINADDHYADYWCERAKPAQVLRFGIQQSAEVSASEIEFNLADWQTCFVLQTPQGRIDIRLPLVGQHNVMNALAASAASLAVGVSLEEVRDGLLNMQNVKGRLRAQTASNGAMLIDDTYNANPSSLQAGLDVLEMMPGKRVLVLGDMGELGEEAISLHEGVAAQAREANVQFLYALGENSRYAVEAFGVGGQHFTEHDDLLQALREQLDENCVVLIKGSRLMQMERIVTGLLEEV; via the coding sequence GTGAACGCCTGCAGCATGCAGCTTTCAGAGGCCGCCAGCGTGCTGGGTGTGCCGTATCAGGGCACCGATGTGCACTTCAAGGGCGTCAGTACCGATACACGCAGCGTGCAACGGGGTGAATTATTTATTGCCTTGCAGGGTGAGCATTTTGATGCCCATGCGTTTATCGCCGAGGCCACCGCCAGTGGCGCCGTGGCCATAGTGGTCAGTCGCCCGGTCGAGACCGGGGTGCCGGTCTTGCTCGTCGAGGATACCCGCCAGGCACTCGGCAGCCTGGCAAGTGCCTGGCGAGATCGTTTTCACATCCCGCTGGTGGCGATCACCGGCAGCAATGGCAAGACCACGGTCAAGGAAATGATCGCCGCTATCCTGCGTGTGAAGGGCCAACCACTGGTGACAGTGGGCAACCTGAACAATGATATTGGTGTGCCCATGACCCTGTTGCGGCTGGATGTCACTCATAGCCATGCGGTGATTGAAATGGGTGCCAACCATGCCGGTGAGATCGCCTACCTTGCCTCGCTGGCGAAGCCGGCTGTTGGCGTGGTCACCAATGCCATGTCGGCCCACCTCGAAGGTTTTGGCGGCCTTGATGGCGTGGCCCGGGCCAAGGGTGAAATGTTCGAGGCCCTGAGCGAGTCGGCGACGGCCGTCATCAATGCCGATGATCACTACGCGGATTACTGGTGCGAGCGGGCCAAACCGGCGCAGGTGCTGCGTTTTGGTATTCAACAGTCCGCCGAGGTGTCTGCCAGTGAGATCGAATTCAACTTGGCGGACTGGCAGACCTGCTTTGTCCTGCAAACCCCGCAGGGTCGTATCGATATCCGTCTGCCCCTGGTGGGCCAGCACAACGTTATGAATGCCCTCGCTGCCAGTGCGGCGAGTCTGGCAGTGGGTGTGTCTTTAGAAGAGGTGCGCGATGGTTTGCTGAACATGCAAAACGTCAAGGGCCGTTTACGCGCGCAGACAGCCAGCAATGGTGCAATGCTTATTGATGACACCTATAACGCCAATCCCTCTTCATTGCAGGCCGGTCTGGATGTGCTGGAGATGATGCCGGGTAAACGTGTGCTGGTACTGGGCGACATGGGTGAACTGGGTGAAGAGGCCATCAGCCTGCATGAGGGTGTCGCCGCGCAGGCGCGCGAGGCCAATGTCCAGTTTCTCTATGCACTGGGAGAGAACAGCCGCTATGCCGTTGAGGCCTTTGGTGTCGGGGGGCAGCACTTTACGGAACATGATGACTTGCTACAGGCATTGCGGGAACAGCTGGATGAAAACTGCGTAGTGTTGATCAAGGGCTCACGTCTCATGCAGATGGAACGTATCGTCACCGGTTTGCTGGAGGAAGTGTAG
- the mraY gene encoding phospho-N-acetylmuramoyl-pentapeptide-transferase, with protein MLYYLTQQLAETYSGFNVFQYLTLRAILGVLTALLISFMIGPTMIRRLTMKQIGQPIRDDGPQSHLSKAGTPTMGGALIIVAIAVSTLLWADLNNRYIWVVLVTMLAFGVIGFYDDYIKLVKQDPKGLKSRYKYLWQSVCGILIAIFLYKTATLSAETTLIVPFFKSVSIQLGWLFIPLVYFVIVGSSNAVNLTDGLDGLAILPTVMVGGALGIFAYTTGNVKLASYLLIPYVPGVGEVVIFCGALVGAGLGFLWFNAYPAQVFMGDVGALALGAALGVVAVVVRQELVLVIMGGVFVMETVSVILQVISFKLTGKRIFRMAPLHHHFELKGWPEPRVIVRFWIVTVILVLIGLATLKLR; from the coding sequence ATGTTGTACTACCTGACACAACAACTGGCGGAAACCTACAGCGGCTTTAATGTCTTCCAGTACCTGACACTGCGCGCCATCCTCGGTGTGCTGACTGCACTGCTTATCTCCTTTATGATTGGCCCGACCATGATTCGCCGCCTGACCATGAAACAGATTGGTCAGCCGATCCGTGATGACGGTCCACAGTCACACTTGAGTAAGGCCGGGACCCCGACCATGGGTGGGGCGTTGATTATCGTCGCGATTGCCGTCAGCACCTTGCTCTGGGCAGATTTGAACAACCGTTATATCTGGGTGGTTCTTGTGACCATGCTGGCCTTCGGTGTGATCGGTTTTTACGATGATTACATCAAACTGGTGAAGCAGGACCCGAAGGGCCTGAAGTCGCGTTATAAGTACCTGTGGCAGTCTGTGTGCGGTATCCTCATCGCCATCTTCCTCTATAAGACCGCGACCCTGAGTGCCGAAACGACACTGATCGTGCCATTCTTTAAGAGTGTTTCGATTCAATTGGGCTGGTTGTTTATCCCGCTGGTGTACTTTGTCATTGTCGGTTCGAGTAACGCCGTGAATCTGACCGATGGTCTCGATGGCCTGGCGATCCTGCCAACGGTCATGGTCGGTGGTGCGTTGGGGATCTTTGCCTATACCACCGGTAACGTAAAACTCGCTTCATACCTGTTGATCCCCTATGTACCGGGTGTCGGCGAGGTTGTGATCTTCTGTGGTGCCCTGGTCGGTGCCGGTCTGGGTTTTCTCTGGTTCAACGCCTATCCGGCCCAGGTCTTCATGGGCGATGTCGGTGCGCTGGCCCTCGGCGCAGCCCTCGGTGTGGTGGCCGTGGTGGTTCGTCAGGAACTGGTGCTGGTGATCATGGGTGGCGTATTTGTCATGGAGACCGTCTCAGTGATCTTGCAGGTCATTTCGTTCAAGCTGACCGGTAAACGTATTTTCCGCATGGCACCGTTACATCACCATTTTGAATTAAAGGGCTGGCCGGAACCGCGCGTGATCGTGCGCTTCTGGATCGTGACCGTGATCCTCGTCTTGATCGGTCTGGCCACACTGAAACTGCGTTAA
- the murD gene encoding UDP-N-acetylmuramoyl-L-alanine--D-glutamate ligase has translation MNKQAQQTLVVGLGKTGLSCARHLAARGVPFVITDSRMQPPGLQQLRDEMPELTVHVGGFLDSDFAEAEQIILSPGISRHGRHVQAAEQHGAEVLGDIELFAREAKAPVVAITGTNGKSTVTTLLAEMARASGVQVQVGGNLGMPALELLHDDKTGLYVLELSSFQLETTYSLNAVAAVVLNVTADHMDRYDSVEAYARAKQGVYRGDGVMVINADDPMVEAMADTQRRVIRFSLSVPKDNDFGLLEKAGEVYLSRGTQALLAVKDMKLVGRHNQANALAALALGSAIDLDLEAMLKVLRTFKGLAHRSEWVADIKGVRWYNDSKATNVGAATAALEGMPGTLVLIAGGDGKGADFSALREAVKGHVRCVVLLGRDAPLIELAIQGVVPVQYANDMHDAVQQAANCAQPGDSVLLSPACASFDMYNNFEERGADFIAAVGGLSS, from the coding sequence GTGAACAAACAGGCACAACAAACACTCGTGGTCGGGCTGGGTAAAACCGGTCTGTCCTGCGCGCGCCACCTGGCTGCGCGGGGTGTGCCGTTTGTGATCACCGACAGCCGTATGCAACCACCGGGGCTGCAACAACTGCGTGATGAAATGCCGGAACTTACCGTGCATGTTGGCGGTTTTCTTGATAGTGATTTTGCCGAGGCCGAGCAGATCATACTGAGCCCGGGCATCTCGCGACATGGCCGGCATGTTCAGGCCGCCGAGCAACACGGTGCCGAGGTCCTTGGTGATATTGAATTATTTGCCCGCGAGGCGAAGGCCCCGGTAGTGGCGATTACCGGTACCAATGGCAAGAGCACGGTTACCACGCTGCTCGCCGAGATGGCGCGTGCCAGCGGCGTGCAGGTGCAGGTTGGCGGCAACCTCGGCATGCCGGCACTGGAACTGTTGCATGATGACAAGACGGGACTCTATGTGCTGGAACTGTCCAGTTTCCAGCTCGAGACCACGTATTCGCTGAACGCCGTGGCCGCCGTGGTGTTGAACGTGACGGCGGATCACATGGACCGTTACGACAGCGTCGAGGCCTATGCACGGGCCAAGCAGGGCGTGTATCGCGGTGACGGGGTGATGGTGATCAATGCCGATGACCCGATGGTCGAGGCCATGGCCGATACACAACGGCGGGTGATCCGTTTTTCCCTGTCTGTGCCGAAGGACAATGACTTTGGTCTGCTTGAAAAGGCCGGTGAGGTCTACCTTTCCAGAGGCACACAGGCCCTGCTGGCGGTTAAAGATATGAAACTCGTTGGGCGCCACAACCAGGCCAACGCCCTGGCGGCACTGGCGCTGGGTTCGGCCATTGACCTGGACCTGGAGGCCATGCTGAAGGTGTTACGCACATTCAAGGGGCTGGCCCATCGCAGTGAGTGGGTCGCCGATATAAAGGGTGTGCGCTGGTATAACGACTCCAAGGCCACCAATGTGGGCGCGGCCACGGCGGCACTCGAAGGCATGCCCGGCACGTTGGTGTTGATCGCCGGTGGTGATGGCAAGGGCGCGGATTTTTCCGCCTTGCGTGAAGCCGTGAAAGGGCATGTACGTTGTGTGGTGTTATTGGGCCGTGATGCGCCACTGATTGAACTGGCCATACAGGGCGTGGTGCCTGTTCAGTATGCCAACGACATGCATGATGCCGTACAGCAGGCTGCCAATTGTGCGCAGCCCGGCGACAGTGTGTTGTTATCACCGGCCTGCGCCAGTTTTGATATGTATAATAATTTTGAAGAACGTGGTGCTGACTTTATCGCCGCGGTGGGAGGACTGTCATCATGA
- the ftsW gene encoding putative lipid II flippase FtsW, with product MIAATHHATAFAANTTRQRKRSDVQARFDYALLTAVLILLGLGLIMVASASISIADRQLGQPFYYLLRQALYVLLGLGLAAVVTRIPLDLWERVSALLLICGLLLLGFILLPGVAREINGSIRWLSLGVFNLQPSEFMKLFVIVYLAGYLVRRGDEVRTTVWGFLKPMLVLVLAALLLLMEPDMGAAAVIFATALGMMFLGGVRIWHFGVLLLLMAGAVATLTVTSPYRMERVTAFLNPWADPFNSGFQLTQSLIAFGRGEWFGVGLGGSVQKLFYLPEAHTDFVFAVLAEELGMFGALAVVLLFAFIAVRAFRIANQARQLGLHFAAYSAYGISLWLSMQAFINIGVNTGVLPTKGLTLPLMSYGGSSMLAACVAVGLLLRVDIETREAWLRSVDVKRGGGR from the coding sequence ATGATAGCCGCCACGCATCACGCCACCGCCTTTGCTGCAAACACCACGCGGCAACGCAAGCGTAGCGACGTCCAGGCCCGTTTCGATTATGCCTTGTTGACGGCGGTCCTGATCCTGCTCGGGCTGGGCCTGATCATGGTCGCCTCGGCATCGATTTCAATTGCCGATCGTCAACTTGGCCAGCCTTTCTATTATTTATTGCGCCAGGCTTTGTACGTCCTGCTCGGACTGGGGTTGGCCGCTGTGGTGACACGTATACCGCTCGATCTCTGGGAGCGTGTCAGCGCCTTATTGCTCATCTGTGGTTTGTTGTTACTGGGTTTTATCCTCTTGCCCGGGGTAGCTCGCGAGATCAATGGCAGTATCCGCTGGTTGTCACTGGGCGTGTTTAACCTGCAACCCTCCGAATTTATGAAACTGTTTGTAATCGTCTACCTGGCCGGTTACCTGGTACGACGCGGTGACGAGGTGCGTACGACTGTATGGGGTTTCCTCAAGCCGATGCTGGTGCTGGTGCTGGCGGCGCTGTTGTTACTGATGGAACCCGACATGGGGGCCGCGGCAGTGATCTTTGCTACCGCGCTGGGCATGATGTTTCTCGGTGGTGTCCGTATCTGGCACTTCGGGGTGTTGCTGTTACTCATGGCCGGGGCCGTGGCGACCCTGACGGTGACCTCACCCTACCGTATGGAACGCGTGACGGCCTTCTTAAATCCCTGGGCAGACCCGTTCAACAGCGGCTTCCAGCTGACCCAGTCCCTGATCGCCTTTGGTCGCGGTGAGTGGTTCGGTGTTGGCCTTGGGGGCAGTGTGCAAAAATTGTTTTACTTGCCCGAGGCGCATACCGATTTTGTGTTTGCCGTCCTCGCCGAGGAACTGGGTATGTTCGGTGCCCTGGCCGTGGTGTTGCTGTTTGCCTTCATCGCCGTACGCGCCTTCCGCATTGCCAATCAGGCACGCCAGCTGGGTCTGCACTTCGCTGCCTACAGCGCCTATGGCATCAGCCTGTGGTTAAGCATGCAGGCCTTTATCAATATCGGCGTGAATACCGGCGTCTTGCCGACCAAGGGTCTGACCCTGCCACTAATGAGTTATGGCGGCAGCAGCATGCTGGCGGCCTGCGTGGCGGTGGGCCTGTTATTGCGTGTCGATATCGAAACGCGCGAGGCCTGGTTGCGCTCGGTCGATGTGAAGCGGGGAGGTGGCCGATGA